The nucleotide sequence CTTTTCCTAGCCTAAATATAATATGAGTATTTCTTTTGATAGCGGCGGCACTTTCACCAATATGGAGTTCCGGTTTGTGGACAAACCCTTCGAGTGGATTCAGCTGGAGTGCAGCTACGATTTCGATGATGTGCTGCCCATACTGGACTCCTCGCGTCGCGTCAACATCGAAGACCAGTTCCAGAGTATGATAGTGTCGGTGCGCAAGAACCTGCTCGCCAGTGAAGTATTCCTCCAAAACGAAGTTGTCGAGGACACCATCGATCTGCAGGCCTatatcaaaaagaaaaagacgaaAGTGGACAAGCTGCAACCGACATCGACAACAGGTGGCACGGCCACTGCCTCGAGCAACACCACTGACTCCCTGCCGCGGCTTGCGTCCGAAGGAATCATCGGAGGCACTGAAACCATCCGGGCGAGCATCGTGCTCCCCATGAAATGCCAGCTGAGCAAACCGACGGACATCAAGGTGCGCGAATTTAGTGGCACGCTGCACATGAGCGGCATTATTACCTCAAAGGTATTCTGCAATCCTCGAAACAGTATAGCAGATGTTAAGCGTTTCCTACGCGACGATGTGCTCCGTTCGCTGATAACGCGTATACAAGTGTACTGCGATGGACTCACCGATCCATATGTGACCAATGAAGCTCTGTACATTAGTGAGCCGCCGAGACGTGTGTTCTTCAGCCTGCCTTCAGAGGGTCCCAGTGCGTCGGTCGGAGCAGTAGTTCAGTTTTCCGAGTACTTATTCCGTGGCGAGGCACCAACTGTTGTGGTGGCCCAGGCTAAACAGATTCTGGACGTGGATCTAGATCCAGAGACCATATCCGTGGAGGCAGAGGGACTCCCGGATGATACGCACTTCAACAATTGCAAGATGGACGCTGATTGCATAGACGATTCTGGGATTATGACCAGTTCGATGCCAAAGCCGGAACTTTCGCGCAGCCTTTACATGGTGGGAATCGCAGTGGCCCTGCTGGTCCTCCTGTCCTCCGTGGCACTTCACTTTGTCCTAGCCGAGCGGTAGGCAGCTGGGATGCTGGGATGACCGAACCAATAAACCAATTTATATGAAATGTTTTTATACAGATACATTAATTGCATGTGTGCCCACGCACTCACCTCTCTATTGTGAtcgtttgtttttataattcattGTGTACTCGTagtagtaaaaaaaaaaagaatgtgTATAGGGATCAcgttaaatagttttattgTGGAAGCAAAACTGTGCAGCATTTAACACCAATATAATAAACTAATAAGTAATATACATATCTGCGATTCTTTGGTACGCCTATAGGGGAATTTCTCCTTATCTATTTCCATTTAAGAGGATCTAAGTGTTAATTGTAGTGTATTTTAGTGGTCAAGCTACAGCAATTTAACTTTTTACAGTTCATatggctttttatttataatttattaattattttacaacCTTAAATCTCAGATTCCTGTTTTAACTTATGCCTACCGTAATTATATTAACCTTAAAgaagaaattaataatttcattaGTAATTGTTTAGCATAAAACATTAAGAGTTCAGTTATGTACATTAGGCAAGTTAGAATTGTAACTATATTAAGTGGTAAGTAATAGTACTTTCAATTAGTACGTGCCTTTAGACTTTAATTACACAATTATTTGGTTGTCTAAATTAGAATCGAATTTGTTCCTTTGCAACTTCTAGTTCAAAATGAGCACATAATAATTGTGTTGTGGTGATCATGCGAAGATTTCTCGCACGATTCGAACACTTAAAGTGTAAATTAGTTTTTCACAGCCTCTGCAACTTAGCGGACCCAAGTCCATGTCTACGAAGTAACCACCGAGATGCCACAGATGCTAGTGCATCTTGCAGTTGCCATCGCAGTTGACAACCGACCACACCCAGTCCACGTAGTTGGGCACCTTGGCATAGATGCCAAACTTATTGCGCTGGGCGCATCCATCGCCGAACGAGGTGATGCCAAATATGGTCCACGGATGGTTGGGCTTCGTGGTGTCCCGACACAGGAGTGGACCTCCTGAATCCCCAGCACACGTGTCTATGTGACCCTTCTGATGCCCGGCACAAAACATGttctaaaatatataaccATAAGTTATTCCATAACTTAATCTTTAGCCACAAGTTAGTACCTTGGTGATTGTGTAATCGTAGTAAACCTTGCGGCAATTCTGCATCGGTATGATGGGCACGGTGGCCTTGTGGAGCACACTGGTGCCCGTGGCATCCCGATTGCGACGCTTGCCCCAGCCAATTATAGTGCAATCCACGTTTTTGGGCAGCGCCTGGAAGGGCTGCGGCAAACAGGAGTAACCAATCCAAGTGGTGGCATTGACCGCCTTGGGTAACCTGTAAAATAAGGTCACTTTTAATGGGATATTTAACTAAGATGTAGTTACAAACCCACCTTAACAATGCCACATCGCTATCCACGGTGCGCTTATCAAAGTTGGGATGTGTATAGCTCTTCATCACTCTCAGCTGAATCTCCGTGCCATCCTCGTAGTTGAGATTGTGTTCCCCTAAAGAAGTACAAATGATATAGCTTTCGAAATCCAATAGCCCATGGCATGGTAACCCACCTATTCGAACAAACAGCACCTTGCGCACACAATGAGCGGCGGTCAGCACCCAGCGAGGAGCGATTAGTGTGCCCCCGCAGAAGGCTTCCTTGAAGCGATTCAGGATAGCCACCTGCCATGGCCACTCGCCCTTGCGCGCCGCCCGTCCTCCGATGATCTTCAGCATATTGGACATGCTCCTCCGTCCAGTTCCACTGCGAACAATGCCGCAGCTTAGCTTTAGAGGAGTGTACTCCGGTCCGCGGTAACCCTTTCCCGTCATTATGTAGTTGAGGTCATTCATGGACACTTCCGGCTGCTCCGATTGCATCCTTCGCATCGCATTGGCCGGTGATCCCGATCCCGGTCTTGTCTCAAAGGCTGGTGTCTTCTGGAACTGCGTCTGCAGCCACTGCTGGCAGAAGCTGCCCTCCGTGTAGCAGTAGGCGATCTCCCGGAGAACCTCACGGCCACACTGATCCATGATGCGGCATTTCCTGAAGATGTACAACATTTCTTTATTGGCCTTGTTGTGTAAAAAACgattgtaaattttaattgtttaatggGATTTTTAAAGGCATCTCTTTGATCTATAtatctttttgttttcaatgaAAATGTATCTATATATTCGAAATATCATCTGAATTCTGAAGAATTCAAAATAACTGACTGGGAATGGGTGAagaaaattaacataaatatcCTGCTTACTTGTATCTCCTCGTCGTACATTTTGGCGAACATTTGGTCCATCTACTCCACTTGGAGTAGACCTTGCGTCGCCTGAGAGCTATTCCATCCTTTGCTGGCTGCATCCAGGTGATATTACGAAATTCCCCCTCGGATTCCTGAGAATCCGCGTACATAGTGTCGGGTAAATCGAAGTCCTCGTACTGAAAAACATCACCCTCCACGCTGCTATCCTCACCCAAATGTCTGTGTCTCAGTGACTTCCGTTCGCCAAAGTCCACAAAGTCAGAGTCGTCATAGTCTTCCTCCTTGGGAGGTTTCCTGTGGGAGGGTCTTCTATGATTTTGCCTTCGCCTGTGGCGATGATGTTTGAGCACAAAAAAGTCACCCTGCTCATCGGAACTTATTAAATCCTCATCTGGTTCGGGTTCAAGTTCATCTTCCACATCCTCTTCGCTGAATATATCTTTGCCCGGATATTTTGGCAGGTGGCGCACCACTTCATCAGGATTTGTTGGAGGTGTCGGTGGTGGAGTTGGTGGATGAGTTGGCGGCGGATAAGTTGGTGGTTGGGTTGGAGGATGAGCGGCGGGGTAAGTGGGGGTATAAATAGGTGGATGTGTTGATGGATAAAGTGAAGCATAGTTTGGTGGCGGCTTGTATTCGGTGTAGCGATAATCCACAGTGGGACCACTTGACGCCGCAGCTGCCGCATTTATAATAATCGAcggaggcggaggaggtggtggttgtggttggGGTTGCGGAAGCGGTTGGATTCTCTCGCGGATGTGGCTATCATCCAGAATTAACGGTGGCTGCCACTTTATTGCAGGTGCAGGATGACAACTGTGTAGTATAAAAAGATACTCAAGATCTGAGGGTATTTCACACATAATTTGTTCTCAAGTATGAAAAGTAATAGGATACGCTGCTCAAATTAGAAATTTTTGGGtataaacaaactaaaaaatGTGGCctaaaaaatattcttaatatttttgtgtgaACCAATGCTATAAATAGTCATACTCGTAATGCACATGTACTCTAGACTTGCTAGACTTTGTGCtaaatgggtttaaaaatAAGTCAATATGCTTATGAACTTTTAATTTGCACCAGACAAACTTGAAAGCACTTAAAGAAATGTAATCAAAATTCTAGAAAGCCTTAAATAAAACATGTTTTATATGATTCATACTTTTAGGTTATTAAGTATTATTATAGGTATAAAATAATGCAAAAAGAACTACTTTACTTTAATATATTAAGTATATAAAATTCGAACTTAATATTCAAACTTCTCTGGTTAAATCTCCACAATCTCCAACAACTTGCATAATGTTAAATTATAAACACTattagtatttattttattttaaggaTACTCACTGGCTGCACTTGCTCTGCTCCACGTGCTTGGTGTGTCCGCACTTGCGCTTCACCTTGCAGAACCGCTCCCGCCGGCGGACGCACTCCTCGTCGCATGGTGACCACTGGGACCAGCGACTGAAGGGCTGGTGTTGATTGAGCGATCGCCGCCGCCCACTCCAGCGCTGTGGGTGTGGCATCCGGAGACGGTGCACCCGCCGCCCATCTATCCAATGCGATGATCCGTGGTGATAGTGCTGATGGTGTCGATGGCGATGGTGAGCCATCGCATCCCAAATTTCCCTCTTCGCTTCCTGCACATAGCCACTCTGATGGATGGAAACAATAggaatttgtgtgtgtgtaataaAGATTGGGTTTTGGATTTCCCACTTTACTGCGGGGTCGAGTGTGAAATGCGATCTGCGCCCTACGACTTCTTTTGCTGGCCTCAAGGAGCCCACATTCGCTGCCCAGCTTCCCTGTTCTCCTGCCTCCTCATCCTCtttcacatccacatccaacCACTATAAATCAGACATGTCGCCGCTTTTTATTTGAAGTGTCATTGCTCTCGACAGTCTCGTGTCTGCCAGCGCAGTGTGATCCCCGAGGAAAGTGTATGTATGGTGCGATATACCATGGTACACCACAGTCCCAGCTCCAGTTCCAAATGGGACGCCAGGCGGCGACGCGACGCCGCTCTATAAATAACACACGCTTTTCGCCGACCGATCCGGCGGATCCCTGCATCCGTCCCAGTCGAAAATAGGCTTCGACGTCTGTCGAGGACCGACATAACCGATTGCCATAACCTCTTCACCAACGCCCTGCAGTCGCCACATCCCCGGGGAACGGGACACATTCTGGTGCCTCATTGTGCTGCTGAGTACTGATCGTGTAAATGGGCCAAGTTTTACAACAGATAAGTATATTCACTTGAAGGCGATCATGATCCATTTTGAGTCACAATCAAGTTGTGAATAATATTCATAACTATACTTCTGATTTGAATGAGCTAAGACATGAACGAGTATAATAAAGTTGATGTTTTcaagtaaaaataataatctgTAATTTTTCACTCTATAAAAATTGTTACTTTTATTCGAAATTAAGCTAGTTTGAGTATGTTAGACATAATTTAATGGCGTCAGTTTTAAGATTGTCTGACCTCAAAGGGAGATTCGAAATTAATGAAGGCttcaaaaagttttattaGTTCTATGACTGGTTCTAAAAATTCTCGGGAAAATAAGCATAACCGGTACACTCAAATGACAATATCCAGCAACAAAAGTAGTTCATTTATTCCAACCAGCTAACAAATTCTTTCACCTAATCatctgcctttttttttgcaaaaacagGAAGCCATTATCGTTCCAGCGAGCAGAAGCGGGGTAATCAAGAGATTTTAGTCAATGAATTGAATAgctaaattattttaatgacCATGTTTACAGCTGAAATTAGTCGAATCAAATAAACCAGCACACACTATGTTCGCATAATGAGGTGCCAATAAATCAGACTCACTCGAAAAACGACGTAGGTCAGGGTCAAATTGGAAAACTCGAAAACTCAGAAATGGAAAACGCAAACATTCCCATCAAATCATGCGGAAATGCGAACCGCTCTGTGCACACCTCAAGCTCAAGGAGAATcaactatatgtatatatcgtTCCGCAACCGATTCCGCCGATATaacaatatacaaaataattcaaaaaaaaaataaaaaaatcgaGAGTGCGACTAATTTGGCTGCGGTAATTGACCTTGCATTCGTGAATAAATAGTTCGCAGTTCCCAAACGAATTGCTTCGGGTTGACGTAATTTACGATACTGGATTTTGATTCGAATTTCGACAAGTGGGTGGTTTGATCGACTTATACACACTCACCTGAGTTTCGATTAGCAGCTGAACCACCGTGAGGAATTCCAAAACCCAGCACACCACTTTCATGCTCAATTGCTTCTGGTCTCGTTGTctcgaaaatcgaaaatcgaTCGGTAGTTTTCAATACCGTCGTAACGAATCCGTGAATCCAAGAACCTTGACAAATGCACTGCGAATAGAAATGAAATGTGGGTAAGTGGATTGTTTCGATTGATGTGTGTATGTTATTTGGGTGTTCGTTCCAGAAGCTCAACGAATTTAAAGCCGTTTTGAACTTAACCTTGAACTCTTTGAAATACAATTGAATAGTAAGTATTATGCCCTCTCATAatctataaaattaatttgaattttagaCTAATAACTTGCTGATATAAAAGTTctatattcattcatttgtgattcattcatattcattcatttgAATAATGAAGTTGTAGTGACTAATTCAGATCAAATTGATTAAGTTAATCATCCTTCAGAAGCTTTTAAATTACTTCTAAGTTAGAGATTTCTAGTTCAATCTTTTTCATTCTATTAGCATATGTAAATAGGTATTCTTTGGTATAGGAAAAATCTTAAATAGCTATGGTtttatacaatatacatatcCTCATTTCCCTGGAATGCTCTCATTGGAAAGTTATCTCCCTACAATTATGCTGACCCCATGGGATTACTCAACATAGCAGCCATCAAAATTCCTCTTCACTGTGGGATAGcccaattaaattatataatactATACTACAGCATAGGCGTACTTGAACCTGTACTTGTTTTATGCTTTTAAGTGCCTAATTTACCCAGACTAAGCGACTCATTTGCGTCAAAGTAGACTCATCCAAAAACATAAAGAGTGCCCCCCACGCACTGCACAATTAAACGATGCCAATGCCGCTGTTGGATCAAGTGAATATATATTGTGAATCTGGTGAATCTGTTCGTTTAACCGACTCCCTATCTCACCATTCGCCTTTTGGCCAGAAACTAcaaagcaaatatttgaacTTGTCTGGGACCTTAGCACAAAGTGATCAAAAGAGTGggtaaaattataaaaaaaaaaaatcgagaaaaaagtgaaattaattagCTACATACCCCGTACATGTAATTACAAACAGAGAACGAaggaaaaaattgaaaacatatATAGCTGTGCGCCGAGTGCTTTTGATGCTATGCTCCTCTGCATAAGTGGGTTTTTCAATATGAAAGGTCTGGTCTaatacttttcattttccaactgcaacgcggaATTTTAAGTAGACCCAGAAGAAACCGAACAAGTACATCGTACTTCGAACTTGCGTCAACACTGGATCTTGGCCACATCCGCAAAACTGAGATATTTAGATACTCGGATGCTCAGATACTCAGATAGtcagatactcagatacttGGATAGTCAGATAGTTGGATAATCAGATACTCGGATGCTCAGATACTCAGCTActcagatactcagatacttGGATGCCCAAGTATCGCCCCAACTACTGGCGATCATATAAGGTCAGATGCACTGGGGCAACCTACCAGTTGAATGCATCGCACGATCCTCTCTCCCACATTCGGCATTCTGGTTATTCCAAATGACCAAATTCGATACTGCCATCCCGACCAAGTTTGCTGCAAATTGGCCATTTATATGCCGCGCTAAATTCCAATAAAAATCGGTGCAATAAAACAGCGAAATCCCAGACACTGAACCCAATTCTTCGGGTGTACGAATAACTCGATGtgatttatttacaatgtgaaatacatatgtacatccaGCGCCCACTGAACAAACTGTGgatatattgtacatacatatattcaatTTTATAAGCATCCAATATTGAGTAACTCGCGATCCGTGAAGAATCTTTTCGCGGGATTTGATGGATACACAGATtcacaacaaacaaaccacTAGATACTATTTTAACACACCTGACGACACATGATTTATATATCGCGACGGACATTTCCCCACCAAATCTATGTGACGTCATCTGCGAGTAAACAAAATGATTTATAAACTATTTCGAAAAGCGATGTTTGGCGGGAGTTAAGTTCTTTGGGAGATCAAACCAGGAAATACTTTAGTAGCATTTGTGTAACTTACTATCAGTTGCATTTGGTTTCAAACGAAGAAAGTGAAAGTAAGGTGGTTTCTATATACGATGtgttataaaaaattaaagtctctataaaaaaaaaatagaacccCCTTAGTATACGCTCTAAATTTAGATAGTTTTTcttatattaatataaatatctaAAGAATTATTCGATTTCATATGTTTAGCCAGTTTAATtctaaacatatttattttaaacactcttctttgtttttagcttttttgcactttgcttgctttttaattgattttgtctggctgtttattttttggtcCGTCAAAAGTTTCACATTTCCCCAAACTTTGCACGTTCTGGTCGTATCTCAAGGATACTTTAACGCCAAAACGCATATTAAAACGAAAGATATTATAAGCTTGTTAGTTTTTTGCTGATTTGGCTGAAATGCTCCGTTTTGAAAACCACTAAAATGTCCACCCCAGCgttcaaacaaacaaattatttatgtacatttgtGTGTACTTCGAGCGACGCTGCTTCTTAATTTAGATCGCGATGCGTTCGCATAGCAAACAGAGCAGCAAcatcctccacctccaccaTCTCCGTCTCCGTCTCCGTCAACGGATTCGTACCGCTTCCATACCGCTCCCGTGTACCGCTCTTGTTTCAATACGTTCGGTGTAAACAAACCGCAGTAGTTGGCCCGCCCCCCGCAACTGCCTTTCCATGATAAAGTGCGATTAAAAGGCAAATATGACGGGGTCGAGTACGCATCTCATAAATATCATAATATTTCCCAGATGCCGTTCACTGCCGTATCCAGTGACCAGTTTATCGAATTCCTACAGGTGAGTAAGCGGTGAGTATTATGATTTGTTTACCAGTTCCGCAAACAAGGTGAATCGCCCACAAATTCGATCAcctcccaccacccaccgcccactttgcACCACCCACTGCCTACGCCCGCTCGGCATGCGGTCCAAAtagttttcactttttttattCACTCTTAAATTGCTGTGGAGTCGACTACAACGattttttatgaatgaaaatgtaCTAATTTGGATCTGGCCAGCCGCTTATCGAGTCTAGAGTTTTCTGCACTGGCAAAAATAGAGTATACTTTATTTAAAAGCCACTTTACATATCTAGCTCTGTTAATTTGGCTTACATGTAAACGAATCAAAGTTGTACCATTGAAGTTGtttacttaattaaaaacgtgTTAAAGTGAGCATTCCCTTGAAATCATATCTATCGTTGTTTTGAT is from Drosophila melanogaster chromosome 3L and encodes:
- the CG10616 gene encoding uncharacterized protein, isoform A, translated to MRTVLLSKHDELYLEKCAQENQFSYGIIVGHQADLTKSVVVHLARNNEEDADLEDLSEVRLTISDINSQALASQWLSASKMCPGSFDVIGIFVSSVRSDVVNEQSAEFKNAKKLFSDIYDLLLKSNSSFGVYTTDIAQTDFVFLSYSLADKKVLCKNYSYGNGGTFTNMEFRFVDKPFEWIQLECSYDFDDVLPILDSSRRVNIEDQFQSMIVSVRKNLLASEVFLQNEVVEDTIDLQAYIKKKKTKVDKLQPTSTTGGTATASSNTTDSLPRLASEGIIGGTETIRASIVLPMKCQLSKPTDIKVREFSGTLHMSGIITSKVFCNPRNSIADVKRFLRDDVLRSLITRIQVYCDGLTDPYVTNEALYISEPPRRVFFSLPSEGPSASVGAVVQFSEYLFRGEAPTVVVAQAKQILDVDLDPETISVEAEGLPDDTHFNNCKMDADCIDDSGIMTSSMPKPELSRSLYMVGIAVALLVLLSSVALHFVLAER
- the CG10663 gene encoding uncharacterized protein, isoform B → MKVVCWVLEFLTVVQLLIETQSGYVQEAKREIWDAMAHHRHRHHQHYHHGSSHWIDGRRVHRLRMPHPQRWSGRRRSLNQHQPFSRWSQWSPCDEECVRRRERFCKVKRKCGHTKHVEQSKCSHCHPAPAIKWQPPLILDDSHIRERIQPLPQPQPQPPPPPPPSIIINAAAAASSGPTVDYRYTEYKPPPNYASLYPSTHPPIYTPTYPAAHPPTQPPTYPPPTHPPTPPPTPPTNPDEVVRHLPKYPGKDIFSEEDVEDELEPEPDEDLISSDEQGDFFVLKHHRHRRRQNHRRPSHRKPPKEEDYDDSDFVDFGERKSLRHRHLGEDSSVEGDVFQYEDFDLPDTMYADSQESEGEFRNITWMQPAKDGIALRRRKVYSKWSRWTKCSPKCTTRRYKKCRIMDQCGREVLREIAYCYTEGSFCQQWLQTQFQKTPAFETRPGSGSPANAMRRMQSEQPEVSMNDLNYIMTGKGYRGPEYTPLKLSCGIVRSGTGRRSMSNMLKIIGGRAARKGEWPWQVAILNRFKEAFCGGTLIAPRWVLTAAHCVRKVLFVRIGEHNLNYEDGTEIQLRVMKSYTHPNFDKRTVDSDVALLRLPKAVNATTWIGYSCLPQPFQALPKNVDCTIIGWGKRRNRDATGTSVLHKATVPIIPMQNCRKVYYDYTITKNMFCAGHQKGHIDTCAGDSGGPLLCRDTTKPNHPWTIFGITSFGDGCAQRNKFGIYAKVPNYVDWVWSVVNCDGNCKMH
- the CG10616 gene encoding uncharacterized protein, isoform B; amino-acid sequence: MRTVLLSKHDELYLEKCAQENQFSYGIIVGHQADLTKSVVVHLARNNEEDADLEDLSEVRLTISDINSQALASQWLSASKMCPGSFDVIGIFVSSVRSDVVNEQSAEFKNAKKLFSDIYDLLLKSNSSFGVYTTDIAQTDFVFLSYSLADKKVLCKNYSYGKHCKKTYFTANIKCIICGGTFTNMEFRFVDKPFEWIQLECSYDFDDVLPILDSSRRVNIEDQFQSMIVSVRKNLLASEVFLQNEVVEDTIDLQAYIKKKKTKVDKLQPTSTTGGTATASSNTTDSLPRLASEGIIGGTETIRASIVLPMKCQLSKPTDIKVREFSGTLHMSGIITSKVFCNPRNSIADVKRFLRDDVLRSLITRIQVYCDGLTDPYVTNEALYISEPPRRVFFSLPSEGPSASVGAVVQFSEYLFRGEAPTVVVAQAKQILDVDLDPETISVEAEGLPDDTHFNNCKMDADCIDDSGIMTSSMPKPELSRSLYMVGIAVALLVLLSSVALHFVLAER